A single window of Nicotiana sylvestris chromosome 3, ASM39365v2, whole genome shotgun sequence DNA harbors:
- the LOC138887500 gene encoding uncharacterized protein, translated as MTTDRLANWGVQANTSCYLCNEIVESHAHLFGECKFTNIVWGRLMQWIQINVSPSLSYTQKMTWIIKQAKGRSCKTKIVKIVYSEHIHGIWMEKNNRIFGETMKTAEQVTREITCVCNIRAKGGMREKMQQLMY; from the coding sequence ATGACAACAGATAGGCTTGCTAACTGGGGAGTCCAAGCAAACACAAGTTGTTACTTGTGTAATGAAATAGTTGAGTCACATGCACATTTGTTTGGTGAATGCAAATTCACTAACATAGTATGGGGAAGGCTTATGCAATGGATTCAAATCAATGTGAGTCCATCACTGTCATACACACAGAAGATGACATGGATAATAAAGCAAGCCAAAGGGAGATCATGCAAAACAAAAATTGTGAAAATAGTATACTCTGAGCATATACATGGGATATGGATGGAGAAAAACAACAGAATTTTTGGAGAGACAATGAAGACTGCAGAACAAGTGACAAGGGAAATAACATGCGTTTGCAACATAAGAGCTAAAGGAGGAATGAGGGAGAAGATGCAGCAGCTTATGTATTGA